From the Primulina tabacum isolate GXHZ01 chromosome 3, ASM2559414v2, whole genome shotgun sequence genome, one window contains:
- the LOC142540815 gene encoding protein SHORT ROOT IN SALT MEDIUM 1-like isoform X4 codes for MYASRGSNNTYGQQQPYSSRSSYASQNLGSAYSGHPSAAEKPLHYGGQYSSVYGSAAQQGSATTTLEGRSNYGSSIPDSPRNSDYPAIDRQQYDGSHRSYVGRDLPSETIGRYVDSVSFGQEHQSKMYDRVEQATVLRQEQMLKAHTLSTPIEGGARQADYLAARALVHRPAQDPIAYGGRIDPDLRSLALVSGSSYSGQHTTSILGAAPQRSVDELIYAQNSNPGYGVSLPPGRDYGAGKSHITTLLESDYPSSMLARVGHPRVDDRKDDRSRHGRELDRRDHEKRDYLLEREKEREREKERLREHEREREREREREREREREREREQERERERERIRERERERDKEREKERQRREKERDRELKRSLELRRERTPSRLSRDRRGSSQAKDVRSARRESPRHEILHRPQSQHHSPVRQKRREYVCKIFSFSFVADERDYLSLDKRYPRLYVSPECSKVIVNWPKKNLMLHFYTPVSFEHDFVEDTTSMERTESPSKQLGTDVTKARQTTVWNAKILLMSGLSQNALAELSSQRNYDDRVPHFCNMLRFSILKRNNSLMAIGGPWDAIDGIDPSVDDSSLIQTALRYAKDVTNLDLKNCQHWNRFLEIHYQRVGKDGLFSHNEVTVLYVPNLTQCLPSLDLWREQWLNHKKAVSERELKLTMKKEITGDKEVVTKGPSAEDNKKEKDADTMDDKGNLVSEEGDEKNQSVGSKEVIVNEEKNVAKSVQGENFSAQTAVGVKPGKKKIIKRIVKKKVENKKDSTENATDKNDELKKEDTEGNSILSEVVGLQKGLSSESSAIKTFARKKIVKKPVKSAAKQGASKTLECNTTNESGSTKDKTTVKSEDNTCAVVQDGSTKVTVKRKVIKRVPKKKAASADTGSIVATKDVGAIKITQLDDNKEAVNSEMKESISKDKSSPKMKQQTVILEKQEKKEEKVEKEQSSGPKIDTDIAKQNVSRNDIQTKSNEKGKPKDKKIGKDRLENDESKNKAVVKEKKKSDDPPRHPGLFLQTKGSKDSKLQSLSLSLDSLLDYSANDTEESTFEISVFAESLYEMLQYEMGCRLLGFLQKLRTKFVAKRNQGKRPREQTSKEKNEDNSSSKRVKTEDVEATKTENNDNTQKDDNNIVIEETNATKEVAEGKVEDEIEEQEPEEEDPEEEPEEDEEMIDATPHLNSSKEKLIDAEKTYHSTVSESVTLKERNEQQDTATKASKPNTNMDVRDKGKIAEDSKAKKVDKELLQAFRFFDRNRVGHIRVEDLRLIIHNLGKFLSHRDVKELVQSALLESNTGRDDRILYGELVKMTDI; via the exons ATGTATGCTTCTCGAGGAAGTAATAATACCTACGGCCAGCAGCAACCCTACTCTTCCCGGTCTTCCTATGCTTCTCAAAAC TTAGGATCTGCATATTCGGGCCATCCTTCCGCAGCAGAAAAGCCGTTGCATTATGGGGGACAGTATAGTTCGGTTTATGGCTCCGCGGCACAGCAG GGATCTGCAACAACCACTTTAGAAGGCCGGAGTAATTATGGATCCTCCATTCCAGACTCGCCTAG AAATTCGGATTATCCCGCAATTGATAGACAACAATATGATGGGAGCCACCGTTCATATGTTGGGAGGGATTTACCTAGTGAAACCATTGGTAGATACGTTGATTCAGTTTCTTTTGGCCAAGAACATCAG TCTAAGATGTATGATCGTGTGGAACAAGCAACAGTGCTTAGGCAAGAACAAATGCTAAAGGCTCATACACTATCTACCCCTATTGAAGGGGGAGCTAG ACAAGCTGATTACCTTGCAGCGAGGGCCCTGGTTCATCGTCCTGCCCAAGATCCTATTGCCTATGGTGGAAGAATTGATCCCGACTTACGTAGTTTAGCGTTGGTTAGTGGGTCATCATATAGTGGACAACATACTACATCAATATTAGGAGCAGCTCCACAGCGAAGTGTTGATGAACTTATATATGCTCAGAATTCAAATCCTGGTTATGGAGTGAGTTTGCCTCCTGGTAGGGACTATGGAGCAGGGAAGAGCCACATTACCACATTGCTTGAATCAGATTACCCAAGCAGCATGTTGGCACGGGTTGGTCATCCAAGAGTTGATGATCGTAAAGATGACAGGAGTAGACATGGCCGGGAGCTGGATCGCAGAGATCACGAGAAAAGGGATTACTTGCTTGAGCGAgagaaagagagagagagagagaaggaGCGACTACGAGAACATGAAAGAGAGAGAGAAAGAGAACGGGAAAGAGAAAGAGAACGAGAAAGAGAAAGGGAAAGGGAACAAGAAAgagaaagagagagagaaaGAATCCGAGAAAGAGAGAGAGAACGAGACAAGGAACGTGAAAAAGAACGACAGCGAAGGGAGAAGGAGAGGGATCGAGAGCTCAAACGCAGCCTGGAATTGAGGCGTGAACGTACTCCCTCAAGACTCTCCAGGGACCGTCGAGGTTCCTCGCAGGCAAAAGATGTCAGATCTGCTCGGCGAGAATCCCCACGTCATGAAATTTTGCATAG GCCTCAATCCCAGCATCATTCCCCTGTAAGACAAAAGAGGAGAGAGTATGTCTGCAAG atcttttcatttagctttGTAGCAGACGAGAGGGATTATTTGTCATTAGATAAGCGATATCCTCGGCTTTATGTATCTCCAGAATGCTCAAAG GTTATCGTTAATTGGCCGAAGAAGAACCTGATGCTCCATTTCTACACTCCTGTGAG TTTTGAGCATGACTTTGTTGAAGACACGACTTCCATGGAGAGGACAGAATCACCTTCTAAACAACTGGGAACTGATGTGACAAAAGCAAGACAAACTACTGTTTGGAATGCGAAG ATTCTTCTGATGAGTGGACTGAGTCAAAATGCTCTGGCAGAGCTGTCATCCCAAAGAAACTATGATGACCGTGTACCGCATTTTTGCAATATGCTTAGATTTTCTATCCTCAAACGTAATAATAGTTTAATGGCAATTGGGGGCCCATGGGACGCAATTGATGGAATTGATCCATCGGTTGATGACTCCTCATTAATTCAAACAGCTCTAAG GTATGCAAAAGATGTGACCAATCTTGATCTGAAAAACTGTCAGCACTGGAATCGTTTTCTCGAG ATCCATTATCAGAGAGTTGGAAAAGATGGGCTCTTCAGTCACAACGAGGTAACTGTGTTGTATGTTCCCAATCTGACTCAGTGTCTTCCTTCCCTGGATTTATGGCGAGAACAGTGGCTTAATCACAAAAAAGCAGTTTCTGAGAGGGAGTTGAAGCTCACTATGAAGAAAGAG ATAACTGGTGACAAGGAAGTAGTCACAAAAG GGCCGTCGGCAGAGGATAATAAAAAGGAGAAAGATGCTGACACGATGGACGATAAAGGGAACCTAGTTTCAGAAGAGGGTGATGAGAAAAATCAATCTGTTGGAAGTAAAGAAGTGATTGTAAATGAGGAGAAAAATGTTGCAAAGAGTGTTCAAGGAGAAAATTTCAGTGCTCAGACAGCTGTTGGCGTTAAGCCTGGaaagaagaaaatcataaaGAGGATTGTTAAGAAAAAAGTTGAGAATAAGAAAGACTCGACAGAAAATGCCACTGACAAGAATGATGAATTGAAGAAAGAGGATACTGAAGGAAATAGTATTCTTTCTGAAGTAGTTGGGCTACAGAAGGGTTTATCATCCGAATCTTCAGCTATTAAAACTTTTGCAAGGAAGAAGATCGTGAAAAAGCCAGTGAAATCTGCTGCTAAGCAAGGCGCAAGCAAGACCCTTGAGTGTAACACAACAAATGAATCAGGGAGCACCAAGGATAAAACAACAGTTAAATCAGAAGACAACACTTGCGCTGTTGTCCAAGATGGTAGCACCAAAGTTACTGTAAAAAGGAAAGTAATTAAGAGGGTCCCGAAGAAAAAGGCTGCCTCAGCAGATACTGGCAGCATTGTGGCTACGAAGGACGTGGGAGCAATAAAGATAACTCAGTTGGATGACAATAAAGAAGCTGTTAACAGTGAGATGAAAGAGAGCATATCCAAGGATAAAAGCAGTCCCAAAATGAAACAACAAACAGTTATTCTTGAGAAGCAGGAGAAAAAGGAAGAGAAGGTGGAAAAGGAACAATCATCTGGGCCTAAAATTGACACCGATATTGCGAAGCAGAATGTTTCTCGAAATGACATTCAAACAAAATCAAATGAAAAGGGGAAGCCCAAGGACAAGAAAATAGGGAAAGATCGTCTTGAAAACGATGAGTCTAAAAACAAAGCTGTggtgaaagaaaagaaaaagagcgATGATCCTCCTCGACATCCTGGGTTGTTTCTTCAAACAAAAGGGAGCAAGGATTCAAAA CTCCAGTCATTATCACTTTCACTGGATTCACTCTTGGATTATAGTGCCAACGATACTGAGGAATCGACCTTTGAG ATATCAGTATTTGCGGAATCCTTGTATGAGATGCTACAGTATGAAATGGGTTGTCGGCTGTTGGGTTTCCTTCAG aAGCTGCGCACTAAATTTGTTGCAAAGAGGAACCAAGGAAAGAGACCGAGAGAGCAAACTTCAAAGGAGAAAAATGAGGATAACTCATCAAGCAAGCGCGTTAAGACAGAAGATGTAGAAGCAACAAAGACTGAAAATAATGACAACACTCAGAAAGATGATAACAACATTGTCATAGAAGAAACGAATGCTACTAAAGAGGTTGCCGAAGGTAAGGTTGAGGATGAAATTGAGGAGCAAGAGCCCGAGGAAGAAGATCCAGAGGAAGAACCAGAGGAAGATGAAGAAATGATTGATGCAACGCCACATCTCAACTCATCTAAAGAG AAGCTTATTGATGCGGAGAAGACATATCATAGCACTGTCAGTGAATCCGTTACTCTTAAAGAGCGGAATGAACAACAGGATACCGCTACAAAAGCTTCAAAGCCTAATACTAATATGGATGTGCGCGACAAGGGAAAGATAGCCGAGGATTCTAAGGCAAAAAAAGTTGACAAGGAGCTGCTGCAAGCTTTCAGGTTCTTTGATCGAAATCGTGTCGGACACATAAGG GTCGAAGATCTGAGGCTGATAATTCACAATCTAGGGAAGTTCCTCTCACACAGGGATGTTAAGGAACTCGTGCAAAGCGCACTCTTGGAAAGTAACACCGGCAGAGATGACAGGATTCTATATGGTGAGCTGGTGAAGATGACGGATATTTGA
- the LOC142540815 gene encoding protein SHORT ROOT IN SALT MEDIUM 1-like isoform X2, translated as MYASRGSNNTYGQQQPYSSRSSYASQNLGSAYSGHPSAAEKPLHYGGQYSSVYGSAAQQGSATTTLEGRSNYGSSIPDSPRFASNDYVSSSSHDYGHKVDQLYSDRNSDYPAIDRQQYDGSHRSYVGRDLPSETIGRYVDSVSFGQEHQSKMYDRVEQATVLRQEQMLKAHTLSTPIEGGARQADYLAARALVHRPAQDPIAYGGRIDPDLRSLALVSGSSYSGQHTTSILGAAPQRSVDELIYAQNSNPGYGVSLPPGRDYGAGKSHITTLLESDYPSSMLARVGHPRVDDRKDDRSRHGRELDRRDHEKRDYLLEREKEREREKERLREHEREREREREREREREREREREQERERERERIRERERERDKEREKERQRREKERDRELKRSLELRRERTPSRLSRDRRGSSQAKDVRSARRESPRHEILHRPQSQHHSPVRQKRREYVCKIFSFSFVADERDYLSLDKRYPRLYVSPECSKVIVNWPKKNLMLHFYTPVSFEHDFVEDTTSMERTESPSKQLGTDVTKARQTTVWNAKILLMSGLSQNALAELSSQRNYDDRVPHFCNMLRFSILKRNNSLMAIGGPWDAIDGIDPSVDDSSLIQTALRYAKDVTNLDLKNCQHWNRFLEIHYQRVGKDGLFSHNEVTVLYVPNLTQCLPSLDLWREQWLNHKKAVSERELKLTMKKEITGDKEVVTKGPSAEDNKKEKDADTMDDKGNLVSEEGDEKNQSVGSKEVIVNEEKNVAKSVQGENFSAQTAVGVKPGKKKIIKRIVKKKVENKKDSTENATDKNDELKKEDTEGNSILSEVVGLQKGLSSESSAIKTFARKKIVKKPVKSAAKQGASKTLECNTTNESGSTKDKTTVKSEDNTCAVVQDGSTKVTVKRKVIKRVPKKKAASADTGSIVATKDVGAIKITQLDDNKEAVNSEMKESISKDKSSPKMKQQTVILEKQEKKEEKVEKEQSSGPKIDTDIAKQNVSRNDIQTKSNEKGKPKDKKIGKDRLENDESKNKAVVKEKKKSDDPPRHPGLFLQTKGSKDSKLQSLSLSLDSLLDYSANDTEESTFEISVFAESLYEMLQYEMGCRLLGFLQKLRTKFVAKRNQGKRPREQTSKEKNEDNSSSKRVKTEDVEATKTENNDNTQKDDNNIVIEETNATKEVAEGKVEDEIEEQEPEEEDPEEEPEEDEEMIDATPHLNSSKEKLIDAEKTYHSTVSESVTLKERNEQQDTATKASKPNTNMDVRDKGKIAEDSKAKKVDKELLQAFRFFDRNRVGHIRVEDLRLIIHNLGKFLSHRDVKELVQSALLESNTGRDDRILYGELVKMTDI; from the exons ATGTATGCTTCTCGAGGAAGTAATAATACCTACGGCCAGCAGCAACCCTACTCTTCCCGGTCTTCCTATGCTTCTCAAAAC TTAGGATCTGCATATTCGGGCCATCCTTCCGCAGCAGAAAAGCCGTTGCATTATGGGGGACAGTATAGTTCGGTTTATGGCTCCGCGGCACAGCAG GGATCTGCAACAACCACTTTAGAAGGCCGGAGTAATTATGGATCCTCCATTCCAGACTCGCCTAGGTTCGCATCAAATGATTATGTCTCATCTTCAAGTCATGACTATGGACATAAAGTTGACCAGCTGTATTCTGATAGAAATTCGGATTATCCCGCAATTGATAGACAACAATATGATGGGAGCCACCGTTCATATGTTGGGAGGGATTTACCTAGTGAAACCATTGGTAGATACGTTGATTCAGTTTCTTTTGGCCAAGAACATCAG TCTAAGATGTATGATCGTGTGGAACAAGCAACAGTGCTTAGGCAAGAACAAATGCTAAAGGCTCATACACTATCTACCCCTATTGAAGGGGGAGCTAG ACAAGCTGATTACCTTGCAGCGAGGGCCCTGGTTCATCGTCCTGCCCAAGATCCTATTGCCTATGGTGGAAGAATTGATCCCGACTTACGTAGTTTAGCGTTGGTTAGTGGGTCATCATATAGTGGACAACATACTACATCAATATTAGGAGCAGCTCCACAGCGAAGTGTTGATGAACTTATATATGCTCAGAATTCAAATCCTGGTTATGGAGTGAGTTTGCCTCCTGGTAGGGACTATGGAGCAGGGAAGAGCCACATTACCACATTGCTTGAATCAGATTACCCAAGCAGCATGTTGGCACGGGTTGGTCATCCAAGAGTTGATGATCGTAAAGATGACAGGAGTAGACATGGCCGGGAGCTGGATCGCAGAGATCACGAGAAAAGGGATTACTTGCTTGAGCGAgagaaagagagagagagagagaaggaGCGACTACGAGAACATGAAAGAGAGAGAGAAAGAGAACGGGAAAGAGAAAGAGAACGAGAAAGAGAAAGGGAAAGGGAACAAGAAAgagaaagagagagagaaaGAATCCGAGAAAGAGAGAGAGAACGAGACAAGGAACGTGAAAAAGAACGACAGCGAAGGGAGAAGGAGAGGGATCGAGAGCTCAAACGCAGCCTGGAATTGAGGCGTGAACGTACTCCCTCAAGACTCTCCAGGGACCGTCGAGGTTCCTCGCAGGCAAAAGATGTCAGATCTGCTCGGCGAGAATCCCCACGTCATGAAATTTTGCATAG GCCTCAATCCCAGCATCATTCCCCTGTAAGACAAAAGAGGAGAGAGTATGTCTGCAAG atcttttcatttagctttGTAGCAGACGAGAGGGATTATTTGTCATTAGATAAGCGATATCCTCGGCTTTATGTATCTCCAGAATGCTCAAAG GTTATCGTTAATTGGCCGAAGAAGAACCTGATGCTCCATTTCTACACTCCTGTGAG TTTTGAGCATGACTTTGTTGAAGACACGACTTCCATGGAGAGGACAGAATCACCTTCTAAACAACTGGGAACTGATGTGACAAAAGCAAGACAAACTACTGTTTGGAATGCGAAG ATTCTTCTGATGAGTGGACTGAGTCAAAATGCTCTGGCAGAGCTGTCATCCCAAAGAAACTATGATGACCGTGTACCGCATTTTTGCAATATGCTTAGATTTTCTATCCTCAAACGTAATAATAGTTTAATGGCAATTGGGGGCCCATGGGACGCAATTGATGGAATTGATCCATCGGTTGATGACTCCTCATTAATTCAAACAGCTCTAAG GTATGCAAAAGATGTGACCAATCTTGATCTGAAAAACTGTCAGCACTGGAATCGTTTTCTCGAG ATCCATTATCAGAGAGTTGGAAAAGATGGGCTCTTCAGTCACAACGAGGTAACTGTGTTGTATGTTCCCAATCTGACTCAGTGTCTTCCTTCCCTGGATTTATGGCGAGAACAGTGGCTTAATCACAAAAAAGCAGTTTCTGAGAGGGAGTTGAAGCTCACTATGAAGAAAGAG ATAACTGGTGACAAGGAAGTAGTCACAAAAG GGCCGTCGGCAGAGGATAATAAAAAGGAGAAAGATGCTGACACGATGGACGATAAAGGGAACCTAGTTTCAGAAGAGGGTGATGAGAAAAATCAATCTGTTGGAAGTAAAGAAGTGATTGTAAATGAGGAGAAAAATGTTGCAAAGAGTGTTCAAGGAGAAAATTTCAGTGCTCAGACAGCTGTTGGCGTTAAGCCTGGaaagaagaaaatcataaaGAGGATTGTTAAGAAAAAAGTTGAGAATAAGAAAGACTCGACAGAAAATGCCACTGACAAGAATGATGAATTGAAGAAAGAGGATACTGAAGGAAATAGTATTCTTTCTGAAGTAGTTGGGCTACAGAAGGGTTTATCATCCGAATCTTCAGCTATTAAAACTTTTGCAAGGAAGAAGATCGTGAAAAAGCCAGTGAAATCTGCTGCTAAGCAAGGCGCAAGCAAGACCCTTGAGTGTAACACAACAAATGAATCAGGGAGCACCAAGGATAAAACAACAGTTAAATCAGAAGACAACACTTGCGCTGTTGTCCAAGATGGTAGCACCAAAGTTACTGTAAAAAGGAAAGTAATTAAGAGGGTCCCGAAGAAAAAGGCTGCCTCAGCAGATACTGGCAGCATTGTGGCTACGAAGGACGTGGGAGCAATAAAGATAACTCAGTTGGATGACAATAAAGAAGCTGTTAACAGTGAGATGAAAGAGAGCATATCCAAGGATAAAAGCAGTCCCAAAATGAAACAACAAACAGTTATTCTTGAGAAGCAGGAGAAAAAGGAAGAGAAGGTGGAAAAGGAACAATCATCTGGGCCTAAAATTGACACCGATATTGCGAAGCAGAATGTTTCTCGAAATGACATTCAAACAAAATCAAATGAAAAGGGGAAGCCCAAGGACAAGAAAATAGGGAAAGATCGTCTTGAAAACGATGAGTCTAAAAACAAAGCTGTggtgaaagaaaagaaaaagagcgATGATCCTCCTCGACATCCTGGGTTGTTTCTTCAAACAAAAGGGAGCAAGGATTCAAAA CTCCAGTCATTATCACTTTCACTGGATTCACTCTTGGATTATAGTGCCAACGATACTGAGGAATCGACCTTTGAG ATATCAGTATTTGCGGAATCCTTGTATGAGATGCTACAGTATGAAATGGGTTGTCGGCTGTTGGGTTTCCTTCAG aAGCTGCGCACTAAATTTGTTGCAAAGAGGAACCAAGGAAAGAGACCGAGAGAGCAAACTTCAAAGGAGAAAAATGAGGATAACTCATCAAGCAAGCGCGTTAAGACAGAAGATGTAGAAGCAACAAAGACTGAAAATAATGACAACACTCAGAAAGATGATAACAACATTGTCATAGAAGAAACGAATGCTACTAAAGAGGTTGCCGAAGGTAAGGTTGAGGATGAAATTGAGGAGCAAGAGCCCGAGGAAGAAGATCCAGAGGAAGAACCAGAGGAAGATGAAGAAATGATTGATGCAACGCCACATCTCAACTCATCTAAAGAG AAGCTTATTGATGCGGAGAAGACATATCATAGCACTGTCAGTGAATCCGTTACTCTTAAAGAGCGGAATGAACAACAGGATACCGCTACAAAAGCTTCAAAGCCTAATACTAATATGGATGTGCGCGACAAGGGAAAGATAGCCGAGGATTCTAAGGCAAAAAAAGTTGACAAGGAGCTGCTGCAAGCTTTCAGGTTCTTTGATCGAAATCGTGTCGGACACATAAGG GTCGAAGATCTGAGGCTGATAATTCACAATCTAGGGAAGTTCCTCTCACACAGGGATGTTAAGGAACTCGTGCAAAGCGCACTCTTGGAAAGTAACACCGGCAGAGATGACAGGATTCTATATGGTGAGCTGGTGAAGATGACGGATATTTGA